One part of the Dioscorea cayenensis subsp. rotundata cultivar TDr96_F1 chromosome 2, TDr96_F1_v2_PseudoChromosome.rev07_lg8_w22 25.fasta, whole genome shotgun sequence genome encodes these proteins:
- the LOC120277609 gene encoding phospholipase D delta-like: MMYEIIGQELKSKGLKDAHPTHYLNFYCLVNRELLPKGSSQPTQATQSQKYRRFMIYVHSKGMIVDDEYVILGSANINQRSLDGSRDTEIAMGAYQPNHTWTHKKQHPHGQVYGYRKSLWSEHLGKFDPSLEEPEELKCVQSVNSIADENWSLYTVDEVVPLKSHIVKYPISVKDNGEVEPLPGWDLFPDVGGKVLQQPSSFSTSLPSELTTMRRYHEW, encoded by the exons TGCACACCCCACtcattatcttaatttttattgtctTGTCAATCGAGAATTATTACCTAAGGGCAGCTCTCAACCAACACAAGCG ACACAATCTCAAAAATATCGGCGGTTCATGATTTATGTTCACTCAAAGGGTATGATAGTTGATGATGAATATGTAATCTTAGGGTCTGCCAACATCAACCAAAGATCACTAGATGGCTCCAGGGATACTGAAATAGCTATGGGTGCTTATCAACCAAATCATACATGGACTCACAAAAAGCAGCATCCACATGGTCAG GTATACGGGTACAGGAAGTCACTCTGGAGTGAGCATCTTGGGAAGTTTGATCCTAGCTTGGAGGAACCTGAGGAGTTGAAATGTGTGCAATCTGTGAATTCGATAGCTGATGAGAACTGGTCATTATATACTGTTGATGAAGTTGTTCCATTGAAGTCACACATTGTGAAGTACCCAATTTCGGTGAAGGATAATGGTGAGGTTGAACCTCTTCCTGGCTGGGACTTATTCCCTGATGTTGGTGGCAAAGTTCTACAGCAGCCTTCCTCCTTTTCTACTTCCCTTCCTTCCGAATTAACAAC AATGAGAAGATACCATGAATGGTAG